A stretch of Xenopus laevis strain J_2021 chromosome 8S, Xenopus_laevis_v10.1, whole genome shotgun sequence DNA encodes these proteins:
- the ralgds.S gene encoding ral guanine nucleotide dissociation stimulator isoform X1: MIYLMLLEPQHDKSCSPDKMFECTARKMRSLWDGVRLEVAGEGSPVILSSFTQLDPDLPPLQSSTQEIGEEVDDGVIYSISLRKVQLHHTANKGQRWLGVSRVPSPMGCADGGLAGLRDTTVENDSGLSLYETCKVRSIKAGTLDKLVEYLVSAFKGNDSTYVTIFLCTYRAFATTKQVLDLLLNRFGHLHPQLNGEHSHNTVDDRLELKNTISSILGAWLDQYFEDFRQAPDYTSLKQLITYVRHNIPGSDLERRACNLLTQFKRQQISALEPDVVDHSSCTLRLVEEPLLLDGKPDFLSFRQDMVAEQFTVMDAELFKKVVPYHCLGCIWSQRDKKGKEHLAPTIRATVSQFNSVTNCVISACLCDRSLKPQQRAKVIERWIEVARECRILKNFSSLRAILSALQCNAIHRLKKTWDEVSRESYRIFTELSEIFSDENNHSLSRELLIKEGTSKFATLDINPKRAQKRQQQQREMGVMQGTIPYLGTFLTDLVMLDTAMKDYLESGLINFEKRRKEFEVIAQIKLLQSACNNYSFLPDESFVEWFHSVERLTEAESYNLSCEIEHLSESASNTLKAKKNTGIIKRWSDRQPPSSEPCTSVSSHSKSFDQLKCSPHMCGGDTMDSLSVTSAGSSSSDVDEINISFVPESPDCQEKKVREGPCQARPIQPAEPCVPEGFWESTSLSSLDTSGIGSGSSSASSSSVSSTPVSTSRTHKRSVSGISSYSSLSLPLYNQQIDDCCIIRVSLDVDNGNMYKSILVTSQDKTPVVIRKAMAKHNIDGERAEDYELVQIISEERELKIPDNANVFYAMNSGANYDFVLKKRGFSKGMKIKQGSSSTLPRMKQKGLKIAKGIF; this comes from the exons AGCTCCACGCAGGAGATTGGAGAAGAGGTGGATGACGGCGTTATCTACAGCATCTCCCTGCGCAAAGTGCAGCTCCATCACACCGCCAACAAGGGGCAGCGATGGCTGGGGGTAAGCAGAGTTCCATCTCCCATGGGCTGTGCAGACGGCGGGCTTGCTGGACTCCGGGATACCACG GTCGAGAACGATTCAGGCTTGAGCTTGTACGAGACCTGCAAGGTGAGGTCCATCAAGGCTGGGACCCTGGATAAGCTGGTGGAATATCTGGTCTCTGCTTTCAAAGGCAACGACTCCACCTACGTCACCATATTCCTTTGCACTTACCGGGCCTTTGCCACCACTAAACAAGTGCTGGATCTTCTCCTGAACAG ATTTGGGCACCTGCACCCACAGCTAAACGGGGAACATTCTCACAACACTGTGGATGATCGTCTCGAGCTGAAAAA CACCATCTCCTCCATCCTGGGAGCCTGGCTGGATCAGTACTTTGAGGACTTCCGGCAAGCCCCGGATTACACAAGTTTGAAACAGCTCATTACATACGTTAGGCACAATATCCCTGGGTCAGACTTGGAGAGAAGAGCTTGCAATCTCTTGACCCAGTTCAAGAGGCAGCAGATCAGCGCATTGGAGCCAGATG TTGTGGACCACTCAAGTTGCACATTGCGCCTGGTGGAAGAACCTTTGTTGTTGGATGGGAAACCCGACTTCTTGTCCTTCCGTCAGGATATGGTGGCTGAACAGTTTACCGTTATGGACGCT GAACTTTTTAAGAAGGTGGTGCCTTATCATTGCTTGGGTTGCATCTGGTCTCAAAGGGACAAGAAGGGCAAGGAACACCTGGCGCCAACCATCCGTGCCACCGTCTCCCAGTTCAACAGTGTCACTAACTGCGTCATATCTGCATGCCTTTGTGACCGTTCTCTGAAGCCTCAGCAGAGAGCCAAGGTGATAGAGCGATGGATTGAGGTGGCAAGG GAGTGTCGCATCCTAAAGAACTTCTCATCGTTACGGGCCATCTTGTCTGCGCTGCAGTGCAACGCCATCCACCGGCTTAAGAAGACGTGGGATGAAGTGTCCAG gGAGAGTTACAGAATATTCACGGAACTTTCTGAAATCTTTTCCGATGAGAACAATCATTCTTTGAGCCGTGAACTGTTGATTAAG GAGGGGACGTCCAAATTTGCAACTCTGGATATTAACCCCAAAAGGGCGCagaagaggcagcagcagcaaagaGAAATG GGTGTGATGCAAGGCACAATTCCCTACTTGGGCACTTTCCTGACGGACCTGGTGATGTTGGACACAGCAATGAAGGACTATctggag AGCGGGCTCATCAACTTTGAGAAACGACGAAAG GAATTTGAAGTCATAGCCCAAATCAAGTTGCTGCAGTCAGCCTGTAATAACTATAGCTTCCTGCCCGATGAGTCCTTTGTGGAATGGTTCCATAGCGTGGAAAGGCTCACTGAGGCAGAAAG TTATAACCTGTCCTGTGAGATTGAGCACCTCTCCGAATCCGCCAGCAACACTCTGAAAGCCAAGAAAAACACAGGGATCATCAAGAGATGGAGCGA CCGGCAGCCGCCTAGCTCGGAGCCTTGCACCAGTGTCAGTTCCCACTCCAAGTCTTTTGACCAGCTCAAGTGCAGCCCCCATATGTGCGGAGGGGACACCATGGACTCTCTCAGTGTCACCTCGGCTGGCTCCAGCAGCTCGGACGTGGATGAAATCAACATCAGCTTTGTCCCTGAATCCCCGGACTGTCAGGAGAAGAAGGTACGGGAGGGACCATGCCAAGCACGGCCGATACAGCCAGCGGAACCCTGCGTTCCTGAGGGG TTCTGGGAGTCAACCTCCCTTTCTTCGCTTGATACATCCGGAATTGGCTCAGGTTCCAGTAGCGCTTCCTCCTCCTCTGTCTCCTCAACCCCTGTTTCCACTTCTCGGACGCACAAACGATCTGTGTCGGGGATCTCCAGCTACTCGTCCTTGTCCCTTCCCCTGTACAACCAGCAAATAGACGATTGTTGTATCATAAGGGTCAGCCTGGATGTAGACAATGGCAACATGTACAAAAGCATTCTG GTAACAAGCCAGGACAAAACACCCGTGGTGATTCGGAAAGCCATGGCCAAACACAATATTGACGGTGAGCGTGCGGAGGACTATGAGCTGGTGCAGATCATATCTGAGGAGAGAG AGCTGAAGATCCCTGACAATGCCAACGTGTTTTATGCCATGAACTCAGGTGCCAACTATGACTTTGTACTGAAGAAACGCGGCTTCTCCAAAGGCATGAAGATCAAGCAGGGCTCCAGTTCTACGCTACCGCGCATGAAGCAGAAGGGACTCAAGATAGCCAAAGGCATCTTCTGA
- the ralgds.S gene encoding ral guanine nucleotide dissociation stimulator isoform X6 gives MMMIDTQSSTQEIGEEVDDGVIYSISLRKVQLHHTANKGQRWLGVENDSGLSLYETCKVRSIKAGTLDKLVEYLVSAFKGNDSTYVTIFLCTYRAFATTKQVLDLLLNRFGHLHPQLNGEHSHNTVDDRLELKNTISSILGAWLDQYFEDFRQAPDYTSLKQLITYVRHNIPGSDLERRACNLLTQFKRQQISALEPDVVDHSSCTLRLVEEPLLLDGKPDFLSFRQDMVAEQFTVMDAELFKKVVPYHCLGCIWSQRDKKGKEHLAPTIRATVSQFNSVTNCVISACLCDRSLKPQQRAKVIERWIEVARECRILKNFSSLRAILSALQCNAIHRLKKTWDEVSRESYRIFTELSEIFSDENNHSLSRELLIKEGTSKFATLDINPKRAQKRQQQQREMGVMQGTIPYLGTFLTDLVMLDTAMKDYLESGLINFEKRRKEFEVIAQIKLLQSACNNYSFLPDESFVEWFHSVERLTEAESYNLSCEIEHLSESASNTLKAKKNTGIIKRWSDRQPPSSEPCTSVSSHSKSFDQLKCSPHMCGGDTMDSLSVTSAGSSSSDVDEINISFVPESPDCQEKKVREGPCQARPIQPAEPCVPEGFWESTSLSSLDTSGIGSGSSSASSSSVSSTPVSTSRTHKRSVSGISSYSSLSLPLYNQQIDDCCIIRVSLDVDNGNMYKSILVTSQDKTPVVIRKAMAKHNIDGERAEDYELVQIISEERELKIPDNANVFYAMNSGANYDFVLKKRGFSKGMKIKQGSSSTLPRMKQKGLKIAKGIF, from the exons AGCTCCACGCAGGAGATTGGAGAAGAGGTGGATGACGGCGTTATCTACAGCATCTCCCTGCGCAAAGTGCAGCTCCATCACACCGCCAACAAGGGGCAGCGATGGCTGGGG GTCGAGAACGATTCAGGCTTGAGCTTGTACGAGACCTGCAAGGTGAGGTCCATCAAGGCTGGGACCCTGGATAAGCTGGTGGAATATCTGGTCTCTGCTTTCAAAGGCAACGACTCCACCTACGTCACCATATTCCTTTGCACTTACCGGGCCTTTGCCACCACTAAACAAGTGCTGGATCTTCTCCTGAACAG ATTTGGGCACCTGCACCCACAGCTAAACGGGGAACATTCTCACAACACTGTGGATGATCGTCTCGAGCTGAAAAA CACCATCTCCTCCATCCTGGGAGCCTGGCTGGATCAGTACTTTGAGGACTTCCGGCAAGCCCCGGATTACACAAGTTTGAAACAGCTCATTACATACGTTAGGCACAATATCCCTGGGTCAGACTTGGAGAGAAGAGCTTGCAATCTCTTGACCCAGTTCAAGAGGCAGCAGATCAGCGCATTGGAGCCAGATG TTGTGGACCACTCAAGTTGCACATTGCGCCTGGTGGAAGAACCTTTGTTGTTGGATGGGAAACCCGACTTCTTGTCCTTCCGTCAGGATATGGTGGCTGAACAGTTTACCGTTATGGACGCT GAACTTTTTAAGAAGGTGGTGCCTTATCATTGCTTGGGTTGCATCTGGTCTCAAAGGGACAAGAAGGGCAAGGAACACCTGGCGCCAACCATCCGTGCCACCGTCTCCCAGTTCAACAGTGTCACTAACTGCGTCATATCTGCATGCCTTTGTGACCGTTCTCTGAAGCCTCAGCAGAGAGCCAAGGTGATAGAGCGATGGATTGAGGTGGCAAGG GAGTGTCGCATCCTAAAGAACTTCTCATCGTTACGGGCCATCTTGTCTGCGCTGCAGTGCAACGCCATCCACCGGCTTAAGAAGACGTGGGATGAAGTGTCCAG gGAGAGTTACAGAATATTCACGGAACTTTCTGAAATCTTTTCCGATGAGAACAATCATTCTTTGAGCCGTGAACTGTTGATTAAG GAGGGGACGTCCAAATTTGCAACTCTGGATATTAACCCCAAAAGGGCGCagaagaggcagcagcagcaaagaGAAATG GGTGTGATGCAAGGCACAATTCCCTACTTGGGCACTTTCCTGACGGACCTGGTGATGTTGGACACAGCAATGAAGGACTATctggag AGCGGGCTCATCAACTTTGAGAAACGACGAAAG GAATTTGAAGTCATAGCCCAAATCAAGTTGCTGCAGTCAGCCTGTAATAACTATAGCTTCCTGCCCGATGAGTCCTTTGTGGAATGGTTCCATAGCGTGGAAAGGCTCACTGAGGCAGAAAG TTATAACCTGTCCTGTGAGATTGAGCACCTCTCCGAATCCGCCAGCAACACTCTGAAAGCCAAGAAAAACACAGGGATCATCAAGAGATGGAGCGA CCGGCAGCCGCCTAGCTCGGAGCCTTGCACCAGTGTCAGTTCCCACTCCAAGTCTTTTGACCAGCTCAAGTGCAGCCCCCATATGTGCGGAGGGGACACCATGGACTCTCTCAGTGTCACCTCGGCTGGCTCCAGCAGCTCGGACGTGGATGAAATCAACATCAGCTTTGTCCCTGAATCCCCGGACTGTCAGGAGAAGAAGGTACGGGAGGGACCATGCCAAGCACGGCCGATACAGCCAGCGGAACCCTGCGTTCCTGAGGGG TTCTGGGAGTCAACCTCCCTTTCTTCGCTTGATACATCCGGAATTGGCTCAGGTTCCAGTAGCGCTTCCTCCTCCTCTGTCTCCTCAACCCCTGTTTCCACTTCTCGGACGCACAAACGATCTGTGTCGGGGATCTCCAGCTACTCGTCCTTGTCCCTTCCCCTGTACAACCAGCAAATAGACGATTGTTGTATCATAAGGGTCAGCCTGGATGTAGACAATGGCAACATGTACAAAAGCATTCTG GTAACAAGCCAGGACAAAACACCCGTGGTGATTCGGAAAGCCATGGCCAAACACAATATTGACGGTGAGCGTGCGGAGGACTATGAGCTGGTGCAGATCATATCTGAGGAGAGAG AGCTGAAGATCCCTGACAATGCCAACGTGTTTTATGCCATGAACTCAGGTGCCAACTATGACTTTGTACTGAAGAAACGCGGCTTCTCCAAAGGCATGAAGATCAAGCAGGGCTCCAGTTCTACGCTACCGCGCATGAAGCAGAAGGGACTCAAGATAGCCAAAGGCATCTTCTGA
- the ralgds.S gene encoding ral guanine nucleotide dissociation stimulator isoform X3: MIYLMLLEPQHDKSCSPDKMFECTARKMRSLWDGVRLEVAGEGSPVILSSFTQLDPDLPPLQSSTQEIGEEVDDGVIYSISLRKVQLHHTANKGQRWLGVENDSGLSLYETCKVRSIKAGTLDKLVEYLVSAFKGNDSTYVTIFLCTYRAFATTKQVLDLLLNRFGHLHPQLNGEHSHNTVDDRLELKNTISSILGAWLDQYFEDFRQAPDYTSLKQLITYVRHNIPGSDLERRACNLLTQFKRQQISALEPDVVDHSSCTLRLVEEPLLLDGKPDFLSFRQDMVAEQFTVMDAELFKKVVPYHCLGCIWSQRDKKGKEHLAPTIRATVSQFNSVTNCVISACLCDRSLKPQQRAKVIERWIEVARECRILKNFSSLRAILSALQCNAIHRLKKTWDEVSRESYRIFTELSEIFSDENNHSLSRELLIKEGTSKFATLDINPKRAQKRQQQQREMGVMQGTIPYLGTFLTDLVMLDTAMKDYLESGLINFEKRRKEFEVIAQIKLLQSACNNYSFLPDESFVEWFHSVERLTEAESYNLSCEIEHLSESASNTLKAKKNTGIIKRWSDRQPPSSEPCTSVSSHSKSFDQLKCSPHMCGGDTMDSLSVTSAGSSSSDVDEINISFVPESPDCQEKKVREGPCQARPIQPAEPCVPEGFWESTSLSSLDTSGIGSGSSSASSSSVSSTPVSTSRTHKRSVSGISSYSSLSLPLYNQQIDDCCIIRVSLDVDNGNMYKSILVTSQDKTPVVIRKAMAKHNIDGERAEDYELVQIISEERELKIPDNANVFYAMNSGANYDFVLKKRGFSKGMKIKQGSSSTLPRMKQKGLKIAKGIF; this comes from the exons AGCTCCACGCAGGAGATTGGAGAAGAGGTGGATGACGGCGTTATCTACAGCATCTCCCTGCGCAAAGTGCAGCTCCATCACACCGCCAACAAGGGGCAGCGATGGCTGGGG GTCGAGAACGATTCAGGCTTGAGCTTGTACGAGACCTGCAAGGTGAGGTCCATCAAGGCTGGGACCCTGGATAAGCTGGTGGAATATCTGGTCTCTGCTTTCAAAGGCAACGACTCCACCTACGTCACCATATTCCTTTGCACTTACCGGGCCTTTGCCACCACTAAACAAGTGCTGGATCTTCTCCTGAACAG ATTTGGGCACCTGCACCCACAGCTAAACGGGGAACATTCTCACAACACTGTGGATGATCGTCTCGAGCTGAAAAA CACCATCTCCTCCATCCTGGGAGCCTGGCTGGATCAGTACTTTGAGGACTTCCGGCAAGCCCCGGATTACACAAGTTTGAAACAGCTCATTACATACGTTAGGCACAATATCCCTGGGTCAGACTTGGAGAGAAGAGCTTGCAATCTCTTGACCCAGTTCAAGAGGCAGCAGATCAGCGCATTGGAGCCAGATG TTGTGGACCACTCAAGTTGCACATTGCGCCTGGTGGAAGAACCTTTGTTGTTGGATGGGAAACCCGACTTCTTGTCCTTCCGTCAGGATATGGTGGCTGAACAGTTTACCGTTATGGACGCT GAACTTTTTAAGAAGGTGGTGCCTTATCATTGCTTGGGTTGCATCTGGTCTCAAAGGGACAAGAAGGGCAAGGAACACCTGGCGCCAACCATCCGTGCCACCGTCTCCCAGTTCAACAGTGTCACTAACTGCGTCATATCTGCATGCCTTTGTGACCGTTCTCTGAAGCCTCAGCAGAGAGCCAAGGTGATAGAGCGATGGATTGAGGTGGCAAGG GAGTGTCGCATCCTAAAGAACTTCTCATCGTTACGGGCCATCTTGTCTGCGCTGCAGTGCAACGCCATCCACCGGCTTAAGAAGACGTGGGATGAAGTGTCCAG gGAGAGTTACAGAATATTCACGGAACTTTCTGAAATCTTTTCCGATGAGAACAATCATTCTTTGAGCCGTGAACTGTTGATTAAG GAGGGGACGTCCAAATTTGCAACTCTGGATATTAACCCCAAAAGGGCGCagaagaggcagcagcagcaaagaGAAATG GGTGTGATGCAAGGCACAATTCCCTACTTGGGCACTTTCCTGACGGACCTGGTGATGTTGGACACAGCAATGAAGGACTATctggag AGCGGGCTCATCAACTTTGAGAAACGACGAAAG GAATTTGAAGTCATAGCCCAAATCAAGTTGCTGCAGTCAGCCTGTAATAACTATAGCTTCCTGCCCGATGAGTCCTTTGTGGAATGGTTCCATAGCGTGGAAAGGCTCACTGAGGCAGAAAG TTATAACCTGTCCTGTGAGATTGAGCACCTCTCCGAATCCGCCAGCAACACTCTGAAAGCCAAGAAAAACACAGGGATCATCAAGAGATGGAGCGA CCGGCAGCCGCCTAGCTCGGAGCCTTGCACCAGTGTCAGTTCCCACTCCAAGTCTTTTGACCAGCTCAAGTGCAGCCCCCATATGTGCGGAGGGGACACCATGGACTCTCTCAGTGTCACCTCGGCTGGCTCCAGCAGCTCGGACGTGGATGAAATCAACATCAGCTTTGTCCCTGAATCCCCGGACTGTCAGGAGAAGAAGGTACGGGAGGGACCATGCCAAGCACGGCCGATACAGCCAGCGGAACCCTGCGTTCCTGAGGGG TTCTGGGAGTCAACCTCCCTTTCTTCGCTTGATACATCCGGAATTGGCTCAGGTTCCAGTAGCGCTTCCTCCTCCTCTGTCTCCTCAACCCCTGTTTCCACTTCTCGGACGCACAAACGATCTGTGTCGGGGATCTCCAGCTACTCGTCCTTGTCCCTTCCCCTGTACAACCAGCAAATAGACGATTGTTGTATCATAAGGGTCAGCCTGGATGTAGACAATGGCAACATGTACAAAAGCATTCTG GTAACAAGCCAGGACAAAACACCCGTGGTGATTCGGAAAGCCATGGCCAAACACAATATTGACGGTGAGCGTGCGGAGGACTATGAGCTGGTGCAGATCATATCTGAGGAGAGAG AGCTGAAGATCCCTGACAATGCCAACGTGTTTTATGCCATGAACTCAGGTGCCAACTATGACTTTGTACTGAAGAAACGCGGCTTCTCCAAAGGCATGAAGATCAAGCAGGGCTCCAGTTCTACGCTACCGCGCATGAAGCAGAAGGGACTCAAGATAGCCAAAGGCATCTTCTGA